The Mastomys coucha isolate ucsf_1 unplaced genomic scaffold, UCSF_Mcou_1 pScaffold13, whole genome shotgun sequence genome has a window encoding:
- the LOC116087204 gene encoding interferon-inducible GTPase 1-like, producing MGQLFSSSNSEHEDLASSFTKYFQKFKTGSKIIPQEIINSVELSMRKGNIQRANSAIRDALKEIDSTPLNVAITGETGSGKSTFINALRGIGDEERGAAKTGVVETTMERYPYKHPNMPNVVIWDLPGLGSTKFPPKTYLEKMKFHEYDFFIIVSSTRFKQNDIDLAKAVGMMKKEFYFVRTKVDSDLRNEEESKPQTFVREKVLLGIRLDCVKNFQESDIAEPPIFLISSRNFGDYDFPILMDKMISDLPVYKRHNFMLSLPNITDSAIERKQQFLKQRIWLEGFAAGLLNIIPPLNLDSDLETLKKSMEHYRTVLGVDHRSLQSLARDWKMPVDQVEAMMKSPAVFKLTDEETIEKRLSRYYQEYCVANGYLVIENHYLRKIFYLKYYFLDIVTEDSKTLLKEICLRNNLVSN from the coding sequence ATGGGTCAGCTGTTCTCTTCAAGTAACAGTGAGCATGAAGATTTGGCCTCCAGCTTtactaaatattttcagaaatttaaGACAGGAAGCAAAATCATTCCTCAGGAAATCATCAATTCGGTTGAATTAAGCATGAGAAAAGGGAACATTCAGAGGGCAAACTCTGCAATCAGGGATGCATTAAAAGAAATCGATAGTACCCCGCTCAATGTTGCTATCACTGGGGAGACTGGATCAGGGAAGTCCACCTTCATCAATGCCCTGAGAGGCATTGGGGATGAAGAGAGAGGTGCAGCTAAAACTGGGGTGGTAGAGACAACCATGGAGAGATATCCATACAAACACCCCAATATGCCCAATGTGGTTATTTGGGACCTGCCTGGGCTTGGATCCACAAAGTTCCCACCAAAAACCTATCTGGAGAAAATGAAGTTCCATGAGTATGACTTCTTCATCATTGTTTCATCCACACGCTTTAAGCAAAATGATATAGACCTCGCCAAAGCAGTCGGCATGATGAAGAAGGAATTCTACTTCGTGAGAACCAAGGTGGACTCTGACTtaagaaatgaagaggaaagcAAACCTCAAACATTTGTTAGAGAAAAAGTCCTGCTGGGCATCCGCCTTGACTGTGTGAAGAACTTTCAGGAGAGTGACATTGCTGAGCCACCGATCTTCTTGATCTCTAGCAGAAATTTTGGTGACTATGACTTCCCCATCCTGATGGACAAAATGATAAGTGACCTTCCTGTATACAAGCGACACAATTTTATGCTCTCCTTACCCAATATTACAGATTCAGCCATTGAAAGGAAGCAGCAATTTCTGAAGCAGAGGATTTGGCTGGAAGGCTTTGCGGCTGGCCTGCTGAATATCATCCCTCCACTGAACTTGGACAGTGATTTGGAGACTCTGAAGAAAAGCATGGAGCACTACCGCACTGTGCTTGGAGTGGATCACAGATCTTTGCAGAGTTTGGCGAGGGACTGGAAAATGCCAGTCGATCAGGTGGAGGCCATGATGAAATCCCCTGCCGTCTTCAAacttacagatgaagaaacaatagaaaaaaggCTTTCAAGATATTATCAGGAGTATTGTGTGGCTAATGGGTATTTAGTTATTGAAAATCATtatcttagaaaaatattttacctgAAATATTATTTCCTTGACATAGTGACTGAGGACTCTAAAACTCTTCTCAAAGAGATATGTTTAAGAAACAACTTGGTTTCTAATTAG